A single window of bacterium DNA harbors:
- the def gene encoding peptide deformylase, producing MAILKVARLGHPVLRRVADPIPPQEIAGPEIQALIQDMFETMDEYNGVGLAAPQVHVSRQLALVGGETDDDGTPLVRVVINPEITPTTDKQFGMYEGCLSLPGMRGYVERPAAVHVRYLDEDGEVVEEDLEGYQAVVMQHECDHLQGRVYIERMKDIRRLAFEEEADRYLPVDVMNDGRDV from the coding sequence ATGGCCATCCTGAAGGTCGCCCGCCTGGGCCACCCCGTCCTGCGCCGGGTCGCCGACCCGATCCCGCCGCAGGAGATCGCGGGGCCGGAGATCCAGGCGCTGATCCAGGACATGTTCGAGACCATGGACGAGTACAACGGGGTCGGCCTGGCCGCCCCGCAGGTGCACGTCTCGAGGCAGCTGGCCCTGGTCGGCGGCGAGACCGACGACGACGGCACGCCGCTGGTGCGCGTGGTGATCAACCCCGAGATCACCCCGACGACCGACAAGCAGTTCGGGATGTACGAAGGCTGCCTGAGCCTGCCCGGGATGCGCGGCTACGTCGAGCGTCCCGCGGCGGTGCACGTCCGCTACCTCGACGAGGACGGCGAGGTCGTCGAGGAGGACCTGGAGGGCTACCAGGCGGTGGTCATGCAGCACGAGTGCGACCACCTCCAGGGCCGGGTCTACATCGAGCGGATGAAGGACATCCGGCGGCTGGCTTTCGAGGAAGAGGCCGACCGTTACCTGCCCGTGGACGTGATGAACGACGGCCGGGACGTCTGA
- the mqnE gene encoding aminofutalosine synthase MqnE, which produces MIPDSHPLAPVARKIAAGTRLDERDGLLLAASDDLPLLGWLAHTVRERMHGRKVFYNVNRHINPTNVCYVGCELCAYADDPNAPGTWSYSPQECVELARRDFIPGTSEFHIVGGLHPRWKFPVYLDILRALKQAFPAVHLKAFTMVEIDFLAKIGKLTVPETIAALREAGLDSCPGGGAEIFHPEIHDRIASKKMSGERWLEVAALCHEAGLKTNCTMLFGHVEEPRHWVHHLLMLRDQQDRTGGFQCFIPLAFHPAGTKFADLPGPTLIQKLKVVALSRLLLDNVPHVKAYWVMLGREVAQLALRCGADDLDGTISDERITLAAGGTAGTGMTRDEIEAFIRGVGLEPVLRDTLYNELATAG; this is translated from the coding sequence ATGATCCCCGATTCCCATCCCCTGGCCCCCGTCGCGCGCAAGATCGCCGCGGGAACCCGCCTCGACGAGCGCGACGGCCTGCTGCTGGCCGCGAGCGACGACCTGCCGCTGCTGGGCTGGCTGGCCCACACCGTCCGCGAGCGGATGCACGGGCGCAAGGTCTTCTACAACGTCAACCGGCACATCAACCCGACCAACGTCTGCTACGTCGGCTGCGAGCTGTGCGCCTACGCCGACGATCCGAACGCCCCGGGCACCTGGAGCTACAGCCCGCAGGAGTGCGTCGAGTTGGCCCGCCGCGACTTCATCCCCGGCACCAGCGAGTTCCACATCGTGGGCGGGCTGCACCCGCGCTGGAAGTTCCCCGTCTACCTGGACATCCTGCGCGCCCTGAAGCAGGCGTTCCCCGCCGTGCACCTGAAGGCCTTCACGATGGTGGAGATCGACTTCCTGGCGAAGATCGGCAAGCTGACCGTGCCCGAGACCATCGCCGCGCTGCGCGAGGCCGGCCTGGACAGCTGCCCCGGCGGCGGCGCCGAGATCTTCCACCCCGAGATCCACGACCGGATCGCCTCGAAGAAGATGTCGGGCGAACGCTGGCTCGAGGTGGCGGCCCTGTGCCACGAGGCCGGCCTGAAGACCAACTGCACGATGCTCTTCGGCCACGTCGAGGAGCCGCGCCACTGGGTCCACCACCTGCTCATGCTGCGCGACCAGCAGGACCGCACCGGCGGCTTCCAGTGCTTCATCCCGCTGGCCTTCCACCCGGCGGGCACCAAGTTCGCGGACCTGCCCGGCCCCACGCTGATCCAGAAGCTCAAGGTCGTGGCCCTGTCGCGCCTGCTGCTGGACAACGTCCCCCACGTGAAGGCCTACTGGGTCATGCTCGGGCGCGAGGTCGCCCAGTTGGCGCTGCGTTGCGGCGCCGACGACCTCGACGGCACGATCTCGGACGAGCGCATCACCCTGGCCGCCGGCGGCACCGCCGGCACGGGCATGACCCGCGACGAGATCGAGGCCTTCATCCGCGGCGTCGGCCTCGAACCCGTCCTGCGCGACACCCTCTACAACGAGCTTGCCACCGCC